A genomic window from Macaca thibetana thibetana isolate TM-01 chromosome 16, ASM2454274v1, whole genome shotgun sequence includes:
- the ARHGEF15 gene encoding rho guanine nucleotide exchange factor 15 isoform X1, with amino-acid sequence MSAQSLPAATPPTQKPPRIIRPRPPSRSRAAQSSGPPHNGSSPQELPRTSNDAPTPMCTPIFWEPPAASLKPPALLPSSASRTSLDSQTSPESPSSTPTPSPVSRRSASPEPAPRSPVPPPKPSGSPRTPLLPMAGVLAQNGSASAPGTVRRLAGRFEGGAEGRVQDADAPEPGLQARADVNGEREAPLPGSGSQENGAPDVGLACPPCCPCVCHTTRPGLELRWVPVGGYEEVPRALRRASPLRTSRSRPNPPSIGHPAVVLTSYRSTAERKLLPPLKPPKPTRVRQDVTIFRDPPQPDLDLPSEDGIQTGDSPDEAPRNAPPATVEGREEEGLEVLKEQNWELPLQDEPLYQTYRAAVLSEELWGVGEDGSPSPANAGDAPTFPRTPGPRNTLWQELPAVQTSGLLDTLSPQERRMQESLFEVVTSEASYLRSLRLLTDTFVLSQALRDTLTPRDHHTLFSNVQRVQGVSERFLATLLSRVRSSPHISDLCDVVHAHAVGPFSVYVDYVRNQQYQEETYSRLMDTNMRFSAELRRLQSLPKCERLPLPSFLLLPFQRITRLRMLLQNILRQTEEGSSRQENAQKALGAVSKIIERCSAEVGRMKQTEELIRLTQRLRFHKVKALPLVSWSRRLEFQGELTELGCRRGGVLFASRPRFTPLCLLLFSDLLLITQPKSGQRLQVLDYAHRSLVQAQQVPDPSGPPTFRLSLLSNHQGRPTHRLLQASSLSDMQRWLGAFPTPGPLPCSPDTIYEDCDCSQELCSESSTPAKTEGRSLESRAAPKHLHKTPEGWLKGLPGAFPAQLVCEVTGEHERRRHLRQHQRLLEAVGPSSGTPNAPPP; translated from the exons ATGTCAGCCCAGTCCCTTCCTGCAGCAACACCCCCCACGCAGAAGCCCCCTCGGATCATCCGCCCCCGCCCTCCTTCTCGTTCCAGGGCTGCCCAGTCCTCAGGGCCTCCCCACAACGGCTCCTCTCCACAAGAACTTCCCCGAACCTCCAATGATGCACCAACCCCAATGTGCACCCCCATCTTCTGGGAGCCCCCAGCTGCATCCCTCAAGCCCCCTGCTCTTTTGCCCTCCTCAGCTTCTAGAACCAGCCTCGACTCCCAGACTTCCCCAGAGTCACCTTCCAGCACCCCCACACCTAGTCCAGTGTCCCGGCGCTCCGCCTCCCCAGAACCTGCTCCCCGGTCCCCAGTCCCCCCACCCAAGCCTTCTGGGTCACCCCGCACACCTCTGCTCCCCATGGCCGGGGTCCTGGCTCAGAATggctctgcctcagcccctggcacTGTGCGGAGGCTGGCTGGCAGGTTTGAAGGGGGTGCTGAAGGCCGGGTTCAGGATGCAGACGCCCCGGAGCCAGGTCTCCAAGCAAGAGCAGATGTGAATGGGGAGAGAGAAGCTCCCCTCCCCGGGAGTGGGTCCCAGGAGAACGGTGCTCCAG ATGTTGGCCTGGCCTGCCCTCCCTGCTGCCCCTGTGTCTGCCACACCACCCGACCTGGCCTGGAGCTCAGATGGGTGCCTGTGGGGGGCTATGAGGAGGTCCCCAGGGCCCTGCGTCGGGCCTCTCCGCTGCGGACCTCTCGCTCCCGCCCCAACCCTCCAAGCATCGGTCACCCTGCTGTGGTCCTCACATCCTACCGCTCCACTGCCGAGCGCAAACTCCTGCCACCCCTCAAGCCTCCCAAACCAACTCGTGTCAGGCAGGACGTCACCATTTTCAGGGACCCCCCACAGCCAGATCTTGATCTGCCTTCTGAAGATGGAATCCAAACAG GGGACAGTCCTGATGAAGCTCCTCGGAACGCTCCTCCAGCAACTGTGGAGGGGAG GGAAGAGGAGGGGCTAGAGGTGCTGAAGGAGCAGAACTGGGAGCTGCCCCTGCAGGATG AACCTCTGTACCAGACCTACCGAGCAGCCGTGCTGTCAGAGGAGCTGTGGGGGGTCGGTGAGGATGGGAGTCCTTCTCCAGCAAATGCTGGAGATGCGCCCACTTTCCCACGAACCCCTGGACCTCGCAACACCCTGTGGCAGGAGCTTCCGGCTGTGCAAACAAGCGGCCTTCTGGATACCCTCAGCCCCCAGGAGAGGCGCATGCAGGAG AGTCTTTTCGAGGTGGTAACGTCCGAGGCTTCCTACCTGCGCTCCCTGCGGCTGCTGACCGACACTTTCGTGCTGAGCCAGGCACTCCGGGACACGCTCACCCCCCGTGATCACCACACACTCTTCTCCAATGTGCAGCGAGTCCAGGGAGTCAGCGAACG GTTTCTAGCAACGCTCCTGTCCCGTGTGCGCTCTTCCCCCCACATCAGCGACCTGTGTGATGTGGTGCACGCCCACGCTGTGGGGCCTTTCTCGGTGTATGTGGATTATGTGCGGAACCAACAGTATCAGGAGGAGACCTACAGCCGCCTCAT GGACACCAACATGCGCTTCTCCGCCGAGCTGCGCCGGCTGCAGAGCCTCCCTAAGTGTGAGCGGCTCCCGCTGCCGTCCTTCCTGCTACTGCCCTTCCAGCGCATCACCCGGCTCCGCATGCTACTGCAG AATATCCTGCGTCAGACAGAAGAGGGGTCCAGCCGTCAGGAGAATGCCCAGAAGGCCCTGGGTGCTGTCAGCAAG ATCATCGAGCGTTGCAGCGCTGAGGTGGGGCGCATGAAGCAGACTGAAGAGCTGATCCGGCTCACCCAAAGGCTGCGCTTCCACAAAGTCAAG gccctgcccctaGTCTCCTGGTCACGGCGCCTGGAGTTCCAGGGAGAGCTGACCGAGTTAGGGTGCCGGAGGGGGGGCGTGCTCTTTGCCTCGCGCCCCCGCTTCAcccctctttgcctgctgctcTTCAGCGACCTGCTGCTCATCACTCAGCCTAAGAG TGGGCAGCGGCTACAGGTTCTGGACTATGCCCATCGCTCCCTGGTCCAGGCCCAGCAGGTTCCGGATCCATCTGGACCCCCTACCTTCCGCCTCTCCCTTCTCAGCAACCACCAGGGTCGCCCCACCCACCGGCTACTCCAAGCTTCTTCCCT ATCAGACATGCAGCGCTGGCTAGGAGCCTTCCCGACCCCAGGCCCTCTTCCCTGCTCCCCAGACACCATCTATGAGGACTGTG ACTGTTCCCAGGAACTGTGTTCAGAGTCATCTACACCTGCCAAAACTGAAGGACGGAGTCTGGAGTCCAGGGCTGCCCCCAAACACCTGCACAAGACCCCTGAAG GTTGGCTGAAGGGGCTTCCTGGGGCCTTCCCTGCCCAGCTGGTGTGTGAAGTCACAGGGGAACACGAAAGGAGGAGGCACCTTCGCCAGCACCAGAGGCTTCTAGAGGCTGTTGGGCCTTCTTCAGGCACCCCCAATGCCCCCCCACCTTAA
- the ARHGEF15 gene encoding rho guanine nucleotide exchange factor 15 isoform X2, translating to MSAQSLPAATPPTQKPPRIIRPRPPSRSRAAQSSGPPHNGSSPQELPRTSNDAPTPMCTPIFWEPPAASLKPPALLPSSASRTSLDSQTSPESPSSTPTPSPVSRRSASPEPAPRSPVPPPKPSGSPRTPLLPMAGVLAQNGSASAPGTVRRLAGRFEGGAEGRVQDADAPEPGLQARADVNGEREAPLPGSGSQENGAPDVGLACPPCCPCVCHTTRPGLELRWVPVGGYEEVPRALRRASPLRTSRSRPNPPSIGHPAVVLTSYRSTAERKLLPPLKPPKPTRVRQDVTIFRDPPQPDLDLPSEDGIQTGDSPDEAPRNAPPATVEGREEEGLEVLKEQNWELPLQDEPLYQTYRAAVLSEELWGVGEDGSPSPANAGDAPTFPRTPGPRNTLWQELPAVQTSGLLDTLSPQERRMQESLFEVVTSEASYLRSLRLLTDTFVLSQALRDTLTPRDHHTLFSNVQRVQGVSERFLATLLSRVRSSPHISDLCDVVHAHAVGPFSVYVDYVRNQQYQEETYSRLMDTNMRFSAELRRLQSLPKCERLPLPSFLLLPFQRITRLRMLLQNILRQTEEGSSRQENAQKALGAVSKIIERCSAEVGRMKQTEELIRLTQRLRFHKVKALPLVSWSRRLEFQGELTELGCRRGGVLFASRPRFTPLCLLLFSDLLLITQPKRSDMQRWLGAFPTPGPLPCSPDTIYEDCDCSQELCSESSTPAKTEGRSLESRAAPKHLHKTPEGWLKGLPGAFPAQLVCEVTGEHERRRHLRQHQRLLEAVGPSSGTPNAPPP from the exons ATGTCAGCCCAGTCCCTTCCTGCAGCAACACCCCCCACGCAGAAGCCCCCTCGGATCATCCGCCCCCGCCCTCCTTCTCGTTCCAGGGCTGCCCAGTCCTCAGGGCCTCCCCACAACGGCTCCTCTCCACAAGAACTTCCCCGAACCTCCAATGATGCACCAACCCCAATGTGCACCCCCATCTTCTGGGAGCCCCCAGCTGCATCCCTCAAGCCCCCTGCTCTTTTGCCCTCCTCAGCTTCTAGAACCAGCCTCGACTCCCAGACTTCCCCAGAGTCACCTTCCAGCACCCCCACACCTAGTCCAGTGTCCCGGCGCTCCGCCTCCCCAGAACCTGCTCCCCGGTCCCCAGTCCCCCCACCCAAGCCTTCTGGGTCACCCCGCACACCTCTGCTCCCCATGGCCGGGGTCCTGGCTCAGAATggctctgcctcagcccctggcacTGTGCGGAGGCTGGCTGGCAGGTTTGAAGGGGGTGCTGAAGGCCGGGTTCAGGATGCAGACGCCCCGGAGCCAGGTCTCCAAGCAAGAGCAGATGTGAATGGGGAGAGAGAAGCTCCCCTCCCCGGGAGTGGGTCCCAGGAGAACGGTGCTCCAG ATGTTGGCCTGGCCTGCCCTCCCTGCTGCCCCTGTGTCTGCCACACCACCCGACCTGGCCTGGAGCTCAGATGGGTGCCTGTGGGGGGCTATGAGGAGGTCCCCAGGGCCCTGCGTCGGGCCTCTCCGCTGCGGACCTCTCGCTCCCGCCCCAACCCTCCAAGCATCGGTCACCCTGCTGTGGTCCTCACATCCTACCGCTCCACTGCCGAGCGCAAACTCCTGCCACCCCTCAAGCCTCCCAAACCAACTCGTGTCAGGCAGGACGTCACCATTTTCAGGGACCCCCCACAGCCAGATCTTGATCTGCCTTCTGAAGATGGAATCCAAACAG GGGACAGTCCTGATGAAGCTCCTCGGAACGCTCCTCCAGCAACTGTGGAGGGGAG GGAAGAGGAGGGGCTAGAGGTGCTGAAGGAGCAGAACTGGGAGCTGCCCCTGCAGGATG AACCTCTGTACCAGACCTACCGAGCAGCCGTGCTGTCAGAGGAGCTGTGGGGGGTCGGTGAGGATGGGAGTCCTTCTCCAGCAAATGCTGGAGATGCGCCCACTTTCCCACGAACCCCTGGACCTCGCAACACCCTGTGGCAGGAGCTTCCGGCTGTGCAAACAAGCGGCCTTCTGGATACCCTCAGCCCCCAGGAGAGGCGCATGCAGGAG AGTCTTTTCGAGGTGGTAACGTCCGAGGCTTCCTACCTGCGCTCCCTGCGGCTGCTGACCGACACTTTCGTGCTGAGCCAGGCACTCCGGGACACGCTCACCCCCCGTGATCACCACACACTCTTCTCCAATGTGCAGCGAGTCCAGGGAGTCAGCGAACG GTTTCTAGCAACGCTCCTGTCCCGTGTGCGCTCTTCCCCCCACATCAGCGACCTGTGTGATGTGGTGCACGCCCACGCTGTGGGGCCTTTCTCGGTGTATGTGGATTATGTGCGGAACCAACAGTATCAGGAGGAGACCTACAGCCGCCTCAT GGACACCAACATGCGCTTCTCCGCCGAGCTGCGCCGGCTGCAGAGCCTCCCTAAGTGTGAGCGGCTCCCGCTGCCGTCCTTCCTGCTACTGCCCTTCCAGCGCATCACCCGGCTCCGCATGCTACTGCAG AATATCCTGCGTCAGACAGAAGAGGGGTCCAGCCGTCAGGAGAATGCCCAGAAGGCCCTGGGTGCTGTCAGCAAG ATCATCGAGCGTTGCAGCGCTGAGGTGGGGCGCATGAAGCAGACTGAAGAGCTGATCCGGCTCACCCAAAGGCTGCGCTTCCACAAAGTCAAG gccctgcccctaGTCTCCTGGTCACGGCGCCTGGAGTTCCAGGGAGAGCTGACCGAGTTAGGGTGCCGGAGGGGGGGCGTGCTCTTTGCCTCGCGCCCCCGCTTCAcccctctttgcctgctgctcTTCAGCGACCTGCTGCTCATCACTCAGCCTAAGAG ATCAGACATGCAGCGCTGGCTAGGAGCCTTCCCGACCCCAGGCCCTCTTCCCTGCTCCCCAGACACCATCTATGAGGACTGTG ACTGTTCCCAGGAACTGTGTTCAGAGTCATCTACACCTGCCAAAACTGAAGGACGGAGTCTGGAGTCCAGGGCTGCCCCCAAACACCTGCACAAGACCCCTGAAG GTTGGCTGAAGGGGCTTCCTGGGGCCTTCCCTGCCCAGCTGGTGTGTGAAGTCACAGGGGAACACGAAAGGAGGAGGCACCTTCGCCAGCACCAGAGGCTTCTAGAGGCTGTTGGGCCTTCTTCAGGCACCCCCAATGCCCCCCCACCTTAA
- the ARHGEF15 gene encoding rho guanine nucleotide exchange factor 15 isoform X4: MSAQSLPAATPPTQKPPRIIRPRPPSRSRAAQSSGPPHNGSSPQELPRTSNDAPTPMCTPIFWEPPAASLKPPALLPSSASRTSLDSQTSPESPSSTPTPSPVSRRSASPEPAPRSPVPPPKPSGSPRTPLLPMAGVLAQNGSASAPGTVRRLAGRFEGGAEGRVQDADAPEPGLQARADVNGEREAPLPGSGSQENGAPDVGLACPPCCPCVCHTTRPGLELRWVPVGGYEEVPRALRRASPLRTSRSRPNPPSIGHPAVVLTSYRSTAERKLLPPLKPPKPTRVRQDVTIFRDPPQPDLDLPSEDGIQTGDSPDEAPRNAPPATVEGREEEGLEVLKEQNWELPLQDEPLYQTYRAAVLSEELWGVGEDGSPSPANAGDAPTFPRTPGPRNTLWQELPAVQTSGLLDTLSPQERRMQESLFEVVTSEASYLRSLRLLTDTFVLSQALRDTLTPRDHHTLFSNVQRVQGVSERFLATLLSRVRSSPHISDLCDVVHAHAVGPFSVYVDYVRNQQYQEETYSRLMDTNMRFSAELRRLQSLPKCERLPLPSFLLLPFQRITRLRMLLQNILRQTEEGSSRQENAQKALGAVSKIIERCSAEVGRMKQTEELIRLTQRLRFHKVKALPLVSWSRRLEFQGELTELGCRRGGVLFASRPRFTPLCLLLFSDLLLITQPKRPSRFRIHLDPLPSASPFSATTRVAPPTGYSKLLPYQTCSAG; the protein is encoded by the exons ATGTCAGCCCAGTCCCTTCCTGCAGCAACACCCCCCACGCAGAAGCCCCCTCGGATCATCCGCCCCCGCCCTCCTTCTCGTTCCAGGGCTGCCCAGTCCTCAGGGCCTCCCCACAACGGCTCCTCTCCACAAGAACTTCCCCGAACCTCCAATGATGCACCAACCCCAATGTGCACCCCCATCTTCTGGGAGCCCCCAGCTGCATCCCTCAAGCCCCCTGCTCTTTTGCCCTCCTCAGCTTCTAGAACCAGCCTCGACTCCCAGACTTCCCCAGAGTCACCTTCCAGCACCCCCACACCTAGTCCAGTGTCCCGGCGCTCCGCCTCCCCAGAACCTGCTCCCCGGTCCCCAGTCCCCCCACCCAAGCCTTCTGGGTCACCCCGCACACCTCTGCTCCCCATGGCCGGGGTCCTGGCTCAGAATggctctgcctcagcccctggcacTGTGCGGAGGCTGGCTGGCAGGTTTGAAGGGGGTGCTGAAGGCCGGGTTCAGGATGCAGACGCCCCGGAGCCAGGTCTCCAAGCAAGAGCAGATGTGAATGGGGAGAGAGAAGCTCCCCTCCCCGGGAGTGGGTCCCAGGAGAACGGTGCTCCAG ATGTTGGCCTGGCCTGCCCTCCCTGCTGCCCCTGTGTCTGCCACACCACCCGACCTGGCCTGGAGCTCAGATGGGTGCCTGTGGGGGGCTATGAGGAGGTCCCCAGGGCCCTGCGTCGGGCCTCTCCGCTGCGGACCTCTCGCTCCCGCCCCAACCCTCCAAGCATCGGTCACCCTGCTGTGGTCCTCACATCCTACCGCTCCACTGCCGAGCGCAAACTCCTGCCACCCCTCAAGCCTCCCAAACCAACTCGTGTCAGGCAGGACGTCACCATTTTCAGGGACCCCCCACAGCCAGATCTTGATCTGCCTTCTGAAGATGGAATCCAAACAG GGGACAGTCCTGATGAAGCTCCTCGGAACGCTCCTCCAGCAACTGTGGAGGGGAG GGAAGAGGAGGGGCTAGAGGTGCTGAAGGAGCAGAACTGGGAGCTGCCCCTGCAGGATG AACCTCTGTACCAGACCTACCGAGCAGCCGTGCTGTCAGAGGAGCTGTGGGGGGTCGGTGAGGATGGGAGTCCTTCTCCAGCAAATGCTGGAGATGCGCCCACTTTCCCACGAACCCCTGGACCTCGCAACACCCTGTGGCAGGAGCTTCCGGCTGTGCAAACAAGCGGCCTTCTGGATACCCTCAGCCCCCAGGAGAGGCGCATGCAGGAG AGTCTTTTCGAGGTGGTAACGTCCGAGGCTTCCTACCTGCGCTCCCTGCGGCTGCTGACCGACACTTTCGTGCTGAGCCAGGCACTCCGGGACACGCTCACCCCCCGTGATCACCACACACTCTTCTCCAATGTGCAGCGAGTCCAGGGAGTCAGCGAACG GTTTCTAGCAACGCTCCTGTCCCGTGTGCGCTCTTCCCCCCACATCAGCGACCTGTGTGATGTGGTGCACGCCCACGCTGTGGGGCCTTTCTCGGTGTATGTGGATTATGTGCGGAACCAACAGTATCAGGAGGAGACCTACAGCCGCCTCAT GGACACCAACATGCGCTTCTCCGCCGAGCTGCGCCGGCTGCAGAGCCTCCCTAAGTGTGAGCGGCTCCCGCTGCCGTCCTTCCTGCTACTGCCCTTCCAGCGCATCACCCGGCTCCGCATGCTACTGCAG AATATCCTGCGTCAGACAGAAGAGGGGTCCAGCCGTCAGGAGAATGCCCAGAAGGCCCTGGGTGCTGTCAGCAAG ATCATCGAGCGTTGCAGCGCTGAGGTGGGGCGCATGAAGCAGACTGAAGAGCTGATCCGGCTCACCCAAAGGCTGCGCTTCCACAAAGTCAAG gccctgcccctaGTCTCCTGGTCACGGCGCCTGGAGTTCCAGGGAGAGCTGACCGAGTTAGGGTGCCGGAGGGGGGGCGTGCTCTTTGCCTCGCGCCCCCGCTTCAcccctctttgcctgctgctcTTCAGCGACCTGCTGCTCATCACTCAGCCTAAGAG GCCCAGCAGGTTCCGGATCCATCTGGACCCCCTACCTTCCGCCTCTCCCTTCTCAGCAACCACCAGGGTCGCCCCACCCACCGGCTACTCCAAGCTTCTTCCCT ATCAGACATGCAGCGCTGGCTAG
- the ARHGEF15 gene encoding rho guanine nucleotide exchange factor 15 isoform X3 produces MSAQSLPAATPPTQKPPRIIRPRPPSRSRAAQSSGPPHNGSSPQELPRTSNDAPTPMCTPIFWEPPAASLKPPALLPSSASRTSLDSQTSPESPSSTPTPSPVSRRSASPEPAPRSPVPPPKPSGSPRTPLLPMAGVLAQNGSASAPGTVRRLAGRFEGGAEGRVQDADAPEPGLQARADVNGEREAPLPGSGSQENGAPDVGLACPPCCPCVCHTTRPGLELRWVPVGGYEEVPRALRRASPLRTSRSRPNPPSIGHPAVVLTSYRSTAERKLLPPLKPPKPTRVRQDVTIFRDPPQPDLDLPSEDGIQTGDSPDEAPRNAPPATVEGREEEGLEVLKEQNWELPLQDEPLYQTYRAAVLSEELWGVGEDGSPSPANAGDAPTFPRTPGPRNTLWQELPAVQTSGLLDTLSPQERRMQESLFEVVTSEASYLRSLRLLTDTFVLSQALRDTLTPRDHHTLFSNVQRVQGVSERFLATLLSRVRSSPHISDLCDVVHAHAVGPFSVYVDYVRNQQYQEETYSRLMDTNMRFSAELRRLQSLPKCERLPLPSFLLLPFQRITRLRMLLQNILRQTEEGSSRQENAQKALGAVSKIIERCSAEVGRMKQTEELIRLTQRLRFHKVKALPLVSWSRRLEFQGELTELGCRRGGVLFASRPRFTPLCLLLFSDLLLITQPKRPSRFRIHLDPLPSASPFSATTRVAPPTGYSKLLPCELCFLQKTPLGRLSDLSELLQLPQSLSSVAPASALEDLLGHL; encoded by the exons ATGTCAGCCCAGTCCCTTCCTGCAGCAACACCCCCCACGCAGAAGCCCCCTCGGATCATCCGCCCCCGCCCTCCTTCTCGTTCCAGGGCTGCCCAGTCCTCAGGGCCTCCCCACAACGGCTCCTCTCCACAAGAACTTCCCCGAACCTCCAATGATGCACCAACCCCAATGTGCACCCCCATCTTCTGGGAGCCCCCAGCTGCATCCCTCAAGCCCCCTGCTCTTTTGCCCTCCTCAGCTTCTAGAACCAGCCTCGACTCCCAGACTTCCCCAGAGTCACCTTCCAGCACCCCCACACCTAGTCCAGTGTCCCGGCGCTCCGCCTCCCCAGAACCTGCTCCCCGGTCCCCAGTCCCCCCACCCAAGCCTTCTGGGTCACCCCGCACACCTCTGCTCCCCATGGCCGGGGTCCTGGCTCAGAATggctctgcctcagcccctggcacTGTGCGGAGGCTGGCTGGCAGGTTTGAAGGGGGTGCTGAAGGCCGGGTTCAGGATGCAGACGCCCCGGAGCCAGGTCTCCAAGCAAGAGCAGATGTGAATGGGGAGAGAGAAGCTCCCCTCCCCGGGAGTGGGTCCCAGGAGAACGGTGCTCCAG ATGTTGGCCTGGCCTGCCCTCCCTGCTGCCCCTGTGTCTGCCACACCACCCGACCTGGCCTGGAGCTCAGATGGGTGCCTGTGGGGGGCTATGAGGAGGTCCCCAGGGCCCTGCGTCGGGCCTCTCCGCTGCGGACCTCTCGCTCCCGCCCCAACCCTCCAAGCATCGGTCACCCTGCTGTGGTCCTCACATCCTACCGCTCCACTGCCGAGCGCAAACTCCTGCCACCCCTCAAGCCTCCCAAACCAACTCGTGTCAGGCAGGACGTCACCATTTTCAGGGACCCCCCACAGCCAGATCTTGATCTGCCTTCTGAAGATGGAATCCAAACAG GGGACAGTCCTGATGAAGCTCCTCGGAACGCTCCTCCAGCAACTGTGGAGGGGAG GGAAGAGGAGGGGCTAGAGGTGCTGAAGGAGCAGAACTGGGAGCTGCCCCTGCAGGATG AACCTCTGTACCAGACCTACCGAGCAGCCGTGCTGTCAGAGGAGCTGTGGGGGGTCGGTGAGGATGGGAGTCCTTCTCCAGCAAATGCTGGAGATGCGCCCACTTTCCCACGAACCCCTGGACCTCGCAACACCCTGTGGCAGGAGCTTCCGGCTGTGCAAACAAGCGGCCTTCTGGATACCCTCAGCCCCCAGGAGAGGCGCATGCAGGAG AGTCTTTTCGAGGTGGTAACGTCCGAGGCTTCCTACCTGCGCTCCCTGCGGCTGCTGACCGACACTTTCGTGCTGAGCCAGGCACTCCGGGACACGCTCACCCCCCGTGATCACCACACACTCTTCTCCAATGTGCAGCGAGTCCAGGGAGTCAGCGAACG GTTTCTAGCAACGCTCCTGTCCCGTGTGCGCTCTTCCCCCCACATCAGCGACCTGTGTGATGTGGTGCACGCCCACGCTGTGGGGCCTTTCTCGGTGTATGTGGATTATGTGCGGAACCAACAGTATCAGGAGGAGACCTACAGCCGCCTCAT GGACACCAACATGCGCTTCTCCGCCGAGCTGCGCCGGCTGCAGAGCCTCCCTAAGTGTGAGCGGCTCCCGCTGCCGTCCTTCCTGCTACTGCCCTTCCAGCGCATCACCCGGCTCCGCATGCTACTGCAG AATATCCTGCGTCAGACAGAAGAGGGGTCCAGCCGTCAGGAGAATGCCCAGAAGGCCCTGGGTGCTGTCAGCAAG ATCATCGAGCGTTGCAGCGCTGAGGTGGGGCGCATGAAGCAGACTGAAGAGCTGATCCGGCTCACCCAAAGGCTGCGCTTCCACAAAGTCAAG gccctgcccctaGTCTCCTGGTCACGGCGCCTGGAGTTCCAGGGAGAGCTGACCGAGTTAGGGTGCCGGAGGGGGGGCGTGCTCTTTGCCTCGCGCCCCCGCTTCAcccctctttgcctgctgctcTTCAGCGACCTGCTGCTCATCACTCAGCCTAAGAG GCCCAGCAGGTTCCGGATCCATCTGGACCCCCTACCTTCCGCCTCTCCCTTCTCAGCAACCACCAGGGTCGCCCCACCCACCGGCTACTCCAAGCTTCTTCCCTGTGAGTTGTGTTTCCTTCAGAAAACACCCTTGGGACGCTTATCTGACCTCTCAGAGCTCCTCCAACTTCCCCAGTCTCTCTCTTCTgtggctcctgcctcagccctagAGGATCTCTTGGGCCATCTGTGA